From one Nitrospiria bacterium genomic stretch:
- the priA gene encoding primosomal protein N': MMNREVAPREAPSIAAVALLEHLDRVFHYLIPENFRDRIEPGMRVLVPFRNRWRTGIVIRRLHRADVAHVKPILRLLDSGPLLDRSMMALARWLSEYYVTGLGTAMKTILPPGLEIKIGRHFRITPAGRKAVSGPSPKGDRRLLAILERVPRGMRLETLLRRTTADVQTAQSGAARLSGPLSVLVRKGWVEETNVLPRPRSSNPPLSRSVADFKPCDGPMPAGTSLPEDLYQAAGSGRFAAVCLEGAAERSRPEVMALITATRRRNRSVILLVPEIDRVSDWAERLKGRIDGIVGILHSGLSDRERRAQWERVRQGAGSIVIGTRLAVFAPVLNPGLIVVEEEQDPAYKQPEAPRYHARDVAVLRGAHDGALVLLTSTSPSIETYANIRNGKYRSVPLDGPGSGHAVRPVVRIIGLAGESPGTFVSDDLLSAVAGRLEKKEPVVLLLNRRGFGGALCCRDCGAVVRCPRCQVAMPYSKRRRQLTCHYCGTVSDPPAACLECRGTRLEIVGAGTEQAEEFFKSRFPSARIARLDRDTVRLSEASAAIERLNRDQIDLVIGTQLLLNGPRMARPGLIGLLQADGAFHLPDFRAGEQTFQLIRRILNFSAGGEVLLQTRHPDHEAIAWAAAGEPGAFYEKELAQRKALGYPPFARLAVVTVKSLSEAKAQAVAQRLAEGMRPTARPDDPHPPFQVLGPAAGIKPRLHGKFRCRILIKAPNSRVLHEALQAGLSAVRSGSDRARVWFEVDVDPQRIA; this comes from the coding sequence ATGATGAATCGCGAAGTCGCACCCCGGGAGGCTCCGTCCATCGCCGCGGTGGCGTTGCTCGAACACCTCGACCGGGTCTTCCATTATCTCATTCCGGAGAATTTCCGCGATCGGATTGAACCCGGCATGCGCGTGCTGGTTCCGTTTCGGAACCGATGGCGGACCGGGATCGTCATCCGCCGCCTCCATCGGGCCGACGTGGCCCACGTGAAGCCGATCCTGCGTCTTCTCGATTCAGGCCCGCTGCTGGATCGATCGATGATGGCGCTGGCCCGTTGGCTTTCGGAATACTACGTGACGGGGTTGGGTACGGCGATGAAGACCATCCTCCCGCCGGGCCTGGAGATAAAGATCGGGCGGCATTTTCGGATTACCCCGGCGGGCCGAAAAGCCGTTTCGGGGCCCTCTCCGAAAGGGGACCGACGGCTTTTAGCCATACTGGAACGCGTTCCTCGAGGAATGAGGCTTGAGACCCTGTTGCGGCGAACGACGGCGGATGTCCAAACCGCTCAAAGCGGCGCGGCGCGATTATCCGGACCGCTTTCCGTTCTTGTCCGAAAAGGCTGGGTCGAGGAGACCAACGTCTTGCCGCGTCCCCGTTCATCGAACCCTCCTCTTTCCAGATCCGTCGCGGACTTCAAGCCTTGCGACGGTCCGATGCCCGCGGGGACGTCTCTGCCGGAAGATCTCTATCAGGCCGCCGGCTCCGGCCGGTTTGCGGCGGTTTGTCTTGAGGGCGCAGCGGAGCGGTCCCGGCCGGAGGTCATGGCCCTCATTACGGCCACGAGGCGCCGAAACCGGTCCGTGATCCTGCTCGTGCCCGAAATCGACCGTGTTTCCGATTGGGCCGAGCGGCTGAAGGGCCGGATCGACGGCATCGTCGGGATACTCCATAGCGGGCTTTCGGACCGCGAGCGTCGGGCGCAATGGGAGCGGGTTCGTCAAGGCGCCGGTTCGATCGTGATCGGGACGCGTCTCGCCGTGTTTGCTCCGGTTTTGAATCCGGGCCTGATCGTGGTGGAAGAAGAGCAGGATCCGGCCTACAAGCAGCCGGAGGCGCCGAGGTACCATGCGCGCGACGTGGCGGTCCTGCGGGGCGCGCATGACGGCGCGCTCGTGCTTCTGACCAGCACGTCGCCGTCGATCGAGACGTACGCCAATATCCGGAACGGGAAGTACCGGTCCGTCCCATTGGACGGACCGGGGTCCGGACACGCGGTCCGTCCCGTAGTGAGAATCATCGGCCTGGCGGGCGAGTCGCCCGGGACCTTTGTCTCGGACGACCTTCTCTCGGCCGTGGCCGGCCGGCTCGAAAAAAAGGAGCCGGTTGTGCTGCTTCTGAACCGTCGGGGGTTTGGAGGGGCGCTGTGCTGTCGGGACTGCGGCGCCGTGGTCCGGTGCCCTCGTTGCCAGGTGGCGATGCCCTACTCCAAGCGGAGGCGGCAACTGACCTGTCATTACTGTGGAACGGTTTCCGACCCGCCCGCGGCCTGTCTTGAATGCCGTGGAACCCGTTTGGAGATCGTCGGCGCCGGGACCGAACAGGCCGAGGAATTTTTCAAGTCGCGGTTTCCGTCCGCGAGGATCGCGCGGCTGGACCGGGACACGGTGCGTCTGAGCGAGGCGTCGGCCGCGATCGAGCGGCTGAATCGGGACCAGATCGACCTGGTGATCGGGACGCAGCTCCTGCTCAACGGCCCCCGCATGGCCCGGCCGGGTCTGATCGGTCTGTTGCAGGCGGACGGAGCATTTCATCTGCCGGATTTCCGGGCCGGTGAACAGACGTTTCAACTGATCCGACGGATCCTGAATTTTTCGGCCGGCGGCGAGGTGCTTCTCCAGACCCGGCATCCCGATCATGAGGCGATCGCCTGGGCCGCGGCCGGAGAGCCGGGAGCGTTTTACGAGAAAGAACTTGCTCAGCGAAAGGCCTTGGGCTATCCGCCCTTTGCTCGCCTTGCGGTCGTAACCGTGAAGTCTCTGAGCGAGGCGAAAGCCCAGGCGGTGGCCCAGCGGCTGGCGGAGGGGATGAGGCCGACGGCACGTCCGGATGATCCCCACCCTCCGTTTCAAGTCCTCGGACCGGCCGCCGGAATTAAGCCGCGCCTGCACGGAAAGTTTCGCTGCCGGATCCTGATCAAAGCGCCGAACAGCCGTGTCCTTCACGAGGCGCTTCAGGCCGGTTTGAGCGCCGTTCGATCGGGATCGGACCGAGCCCGGGTCTGGTTCGAGGTGGATGTCGATCCCCAGAGGATCGCCTAG
- the glyA gene encoding serine hydroxymethyltransferase yields the protein MSALKKTDPEIYRAIQGEKKREREQIILIASENYASKAVLEAQGSLLTNKYAEGLPGKRYYGGCEFVDVAESLAISRAKELFGVEHVNVQPHSGTQANMAVYLAMLKPGDTILSMSLAHGGHLSHGHPVNFSGSLYRPVFYGVRRETGLIDYDEIARLADEHRPRIIVTGASAYPRVFDFKRLGEIAGRCGAFLMADIAHIAGLVAAGVHPSPVPYADFVTTTTQKTLRGPRGGMVMCKDQFAKAIDKAVFPGLQGGPLMHVIAAKAVAFKEALAPAFRGYQRQIVANAQALAEGLIKRGFRLVSGGTDNHLMLVDLSNRNVTGKEAEAALDRAGITVNKNAIPFDEKPPAVASGVRLGTPAVTTRGMKEREMGIIAEAIDRVTAHPNDETVIRETRRRMKQLCRRFPLKD from the coding sequence ATGTCCGCATTGAAGAAAACCGATCCCGAGATTTATCGCGCGATCCAGGGCGAGAAAAAACGGGAACGCGAACAGATCATCCTGATCGCTTCCGAAAATTACGCCAGCAAGGCCGTTCTGGAAGCGCAAGGAAGTCTTCTGACGAACAAATATGCCGAAGGCCTTCCCGGAAAACGATACTACGGCGGATGCGAATTCGTGGACGTGGCCGAATCCCTGGCGATCAGCCGCGCGAAAGAGCTGTTCGGCGTCGAACACGTCAACGTTCAACCCCATTCCGGGACCCAGGCCAACATGGCGGTCTACCTGGCCATGCTCAAGCCGGGCGACACGATTCTTTCGATGAGCCTGGCCCATGGAGGCCATCTCTCGCACGGGCATCCGGTGAACTTTTCGGGCAGCCTCTATCGGCCGGTCTTCTACGGCGTCCGTCGTGAAACCGGTCTCATCGACTACGACGAGATCGCCCGCCTGGCCGATGAGCACCGGCCGCGAATCATCGTGACCGGGGCCAGCGCCTACCCCCGCGTTTTCGATTTCAAACGCCTTGGAGAAATTGCGGGTCGCTGCGGCGCATTCCTGATGGCCGATATTGCCCATATCGCGGGACTGGTCGCGGCCGGCGTGCACCCCAGCCCGGTTCCCTATGCGGATTTTGTAACGACCACGACCCAGAAGACCTTGCGGGGGCCGAGGGGCGGAATGGTCATGTGCAAGGACCAATTTGCGAAAGCGATCGACAAGGCCGTCTTCCCCGGCCTTCAAGGCGGGCCGCTCATGCACGTCATCGCGGCCAAGGCCGTGGCTTTTAAGGAAGCGCTGGCGCCGGCCTTCCGGGGTTATCAGCGGCAGATCGTGGCCAACGCACAGGCCCTGGCCGAGGGACTGATCAAGCGCGGCTTCCGGCTCGTTTCGGGAGGGACGGACAATCATCTCATGCTCGTGGATCTATCGAACCGGAATGTGACCGGAAAAGAGGCCGAAGCGGCGCTCGATCGGGCCGGCATCACGGTCAATAAAAACGCCATTCCCTTCGACGAAAAACCGCCGGCCGTCGCCAGCGGGGTTCGTCTTGGAACGCCGGCCGTTACGACGCGCGGGATGAAGGAGCGCGAGATGGGAATCATCGCGGAGGCGATCGATCGGGTGACGGCCCATCCAAACGACGAGACCGTGATCCGGGAAACGCGCAGACGGATGAAGCAACTCTGCCGACGGTTCCCGCTGAAGGATTGA
- a CDS encoding ATP-binding protein, which yields MKPLLRTEEYLRFPILYVDDEPLALETFRLQFKEDFTIHTSQNGEDAQRILRENEIAVILTDQRMPQTTGVELLKQVKEHHPDTVRMLMTAYSDMDVVIEAINEGNVYRYVTKPYNEDDLRNTIRQGIDTYYLIRERERLEAEKIETAKRMARANRLSAVGTLAAGMAHEINNPLTAVSAFLQMLPQKYDESSRDREYWDQFYRRVCEELDRIHNLITRMLRYSRFTGQEEYNFQETHLNELLEDMVALLVPEAKKKLNVFKKDFDPALPTGWMDQERMKQVFMNLLLNAIQATERGTITVRSRRVSQGSDRTALEVAVIDTGSGIAEEHLPKLFDPFFTTKHHEGSGLGLLTCHQIIEAHRGYIDVQSQPGKGSTFTVVIPLNPQEHDRRVSDRRNEPDEVSI from the coding sequence ATGAAGCCGTTGTTGCGAACAGAAGAGTACCTGCGCTTCCCCATCCTCTATGTCGACGATGAGCCGCTGGCTTTGGAAACGTTCCGCCTCCAGTTCAAAGAAGACTTTACCATCCATACCTCCCAGAACGGGGAAGACGCGCAACGCATCCTGCGGGAAAACGAAATCGCCGTCATCTTGACGGATCAGCGGATGCCGCAGACCACCGGGGTCGAACTCTTAAAGCAGGTGAAAGAGCACCATCCGGACACCGTGCGCATGTTAATGACGGCCTACTCCGATATGGATGTCGTGATTGAGGCGATCAACGAAGGGAACGTTTATCGGTACGTAACCAAGCCCTACAACGAAGACGACCTGCGGAACACGATTCGCCAGGGGATCGACACCTACTATTTGATTCGAGAACGGGAGCGGCTCGAGGCCGAGAAGATTGAAACCGCGAAGCGCATGGCCCGGGCCAACCGGCTGTCCGCGGTCGGGACCTTGGCGGCCGGAATGGCCCACGAGATCAACAATCCCTTGACCGCGGTGAGCGCTTTTCTCCAGATGCTCCCGCAAAAATATGACGAGAGTTCCCGGGACAGGGAGTATTGGGATCAGTTCTACCGAAGGGTGTGCGAGGAGTTGGATCGTATCCACAACCTCATTACGCGGATGCTTCGATACTCGCGGTTCACGGGGCAGGAGGAGTATAATTTTCAGGAAACGCACCTGAACGAGCTTTTGGAAGACATGGTCGCGCTTCTGGTGCCGGAAGCCAAAAAGAAACTGAACGTTTTCAAGAAAGATTTTGATCCCGCTCTTCCAACCGGGTGGATGGATCAGGAACGCATGAAACAGGTCTTCATGAACCTGTTATTAAATGCGATCCAGGCCACGGAACGGGGAACGATCACGGTCCGCAGCCGTCGGGTTTCGCAAGGGTCCGACCGAACGGCACTGGAGGTGGCCGTCATCGACACCGGGTCCGGAATCGCGGAAGAGCACCTCCCGAAACTCTTTGATCCATTTTTCACGACCAAACATCATGAAGGCAGCGGCCTCGGCCTGTTGACCTGTCATCAGATCATTGAGGCCCACCGCGGATACATTGACGTGCAATCCCAACCGGGAAAAGGGTCCACCTTCACGGTCGTCATCCCCCTCAACCCCCAAGAGCACGACCGTCGGGTCAGCGACCGCCGAAACGAGCCGGATGAGGTCTCGATCTAG
- the rpiB gene encoding ribose 5-phosphate isomerase B: protein MDGKTDVAIASDHAGLDLKNKITRFLKEQGLAVSDFGTNNHDSVDYPDYGVPVARAVSEGQIQRGILICGTGIGMSIVANKFPGVRAALCFDPFTAKVSRLHNDANILVLGQRVLDEKTALEIVRLWLATGFDGGRHARRLAKIEEIEKKVVRG, encoded by the coding sequence ATGGACGGCAAGACCGACGTAGCCATTGCCAGCGATCATGCGGGTTTGGATTTGAAAAACAAGATCACCCGTTTCTTAAAGGAGCAAGGGCTGGCGGTATCGGATTTCGGTACGAACAACCACGACTCGGTCGACTACCCGGACTACGGCGTTCCCGTGGCGCGGGCCGTTTCGGAAGGTCAGATCCAGCGGGGCATTCTCATCTGCGGAACGGGCATCGGCATGTCCATCGTGGCCAACAAGTTTCCCGGTGTGCGGGCGGCGCTCTGTTTTGACCCGTTTACGGCGAAAGTCAGCCGTCTCCACAACGACGCGAACATTCTTGTCCTGGGACAACGCGTGCTGGACGAGAAGACGGCTTTGGAGATCGTACGTTTGTGGCTGGCGACCGGTTTCGACGGAGGGCGACATGCCCGGCGTCTGGCCAAGATCGAAGAGATCGAAAAGAAGGTCGTACGGGGATAA
- a CDS encoding response regulator transcription factor → MSKIRVLIADDHQVVREGLSAILKTKEEIEVVGVAKDGLEAVEKARELIPDVVLMDISMPRMNGVEATREIKRENPHIGVVVLTMYAEEEYIFDLVKAGATGYLLKDADSAQIVKAIRAIAEGESLIHPSVASKILNEFSLLAEGKGRRPGRLEHGLTDREITVLKLVAQGKTNKEIANALELSEKTVKNHVRNIFHKLHVYDRTQAAIHAIRKGLIELDPKM, encoded by the coding sequence GTGAGCAAGATCAGGGTGTTAATCGCCGATGACCATCAGGTGGTTCGGGAAGGACTCTCGGCCATCCTGAAGACCAAGGAAGAAATCGAGGTGGTGGGGGTCGCCAAGGACGGTTTGGAGGCGGTCGAGAAAGCCCGCGAGCTGATTCCCGACGTGGTCTTGATGGACATCAGCATGCCCCGGATGAACGGGGTGGAGGCCACCCGCGAGATCAAACGGGAGAACCCCCACATCGGCGTCGTGGTCCTCACGATGTATGCCGAGGAGGAGTATATCTTCGATCTGGTCAAGGCGGGGGCGACCGGCTACCTGCTCAAAGACGCCGACTCGGCCCAAATCGTCAAGGCCATCCGGGCCATCGCCGAGGGGGAGTCGTTGATTCATCCGTCCGTGGCGAGCAAGATCTTAAACGAGTTTTCGCTCCTGGCCGAAGGCAAGGGACGAAGGCCGGGGCGCCTCGAACACGGCCTGACGGACCGCGAGATCACGGTTCTCAAGCTGGTGGCGCAGGGCAAGACAAACAAGGAGATCGCGAACGCACTTGAGCTGAGCGAGAAGACGGTCAAGAACCACGTCCGGAACATCTTCCACAAGCTCCATGTCTACGACCGCACGCAGGCCGCGATTCATGCCATCCGGAAAGGCCTGATCGAGCTCGATCCCAAAATGTAG
- the nrdR gene encoding transcriptional regulator NrdR: MKCPHCESLDNKVVDSRLSQEGAVIRRRRECFKCERRFTTYERVEEMSPMVIKKDGRREHLDRQKILAGLKKACEKRPISMDTLDVVATRIEKKLQENGETEIPSRAIGEAVMAELYRLDQVAYVRFASVYREFKDLNQFMSELKGLLDREPNDSSDRAARPLTVKEGGSSTKASV, translated from the coding sequence ATGAAATGCCCCCATTGCGAATCGCTCGATAACAAGGTGGTCGACTCCCGGCTGAGCCAGGAAGGCGCCGTCATTCGGCGCCGGCGCGAATGCTTCAAGTGTGAGCGACGCTTCACGACGTACGAGCGCGTGGAGGAGATGTCGCCGATGGTGATCAAAAAAGACGGCCGCCGGGAACATCTCGATCGCCAAAAGATCCTCGCCGGCCTGAAGAAGGCGTGTGAAAAGCGGCCGATCAGCATGGATACGCTGGATGTCGTCGCCACGCGGATCGAGAAAAAGTTGCAGGAAAACGGCGAGACCGAAATTCCCAGTCGGGCGATCGGCGAAGCGGTCATGGCCGAGCTGTATCGTTTGGACCAGGTGGCCTACGTGCGATTCGCCTCGGTCTACCGGGAGTTCAAGGATTTGAACCAGTTCATGTCCGAGTTGAAGGGTCTCCTGGATCGGGAACCCAACGACTCGAGTGATCGAGCCGCCCGCCCCCTTACGGTCAAGGAAGGCGGGTCCTCCACCAAAGCATCGGTATGA
- a CDS encoding peptidylprolyl isomerase — protein MRYRFWVGVMGAGLIIGSALADELASVNGTPITTEALRQKLAEPPAPLKESIHSPEGRREILDILITRELLYQEAVKRHLEKERVIQAKMAEARRSVLVEAMMDRLTARMTAGNTLKDYYASHRNEFREIRASHILVEKEEEARNLKQQLNAGADFAELARKFSQDARSGPTGGDLGYFTKGRMIPEIANAAFRLRVNEISEPVKSYYGYHLIKVTDAPEAKRFEELPTPVLEEIKRAVLQEEIQALRAANNVTVNTDRLEQLR, from the coding sequence ATGCGTTATCGATTTTGGGTCGGCGTGATGGGCGCCGGGTTGATCATCGGGTCCGCGCTCGCCGATGAGCTGGCCTCCGTGAATGGAACGCCCATCACCACGGAGGCGCTCAGGCAAAAACTGGCCGAGCCGCCCGCCCCTCTGAAGGAATCGATCCATTCGCCGGAAGGCCGCCGGGAAATCCTGGACATCCTGATTACACGGGAGTTGCTGTACCAAGAAGCCGTCAAGCGTCATCTTGAAAAGGAGCGTGTGATTCAGGCCAAGATGGCCGAGGCCCGCCGCTCGGTTCTGGTCGAAGCGATGATGGATCGGTTGACGGCGCGGATGACTGCGGGGAATACCCTCAAAGATTATTATGCGTCACACCGAAACGAGTTCCGAGAAATCCGGGCCAGCCACATCCTGGTCGAGAAGGAGGAGGAGGCCCGAAATCTCAAGCAACAACTGAATGCCGGGGCGGATTTCGCGGAACTGGCGCGAAAGTTTTCGCAAGACGCGCGATCCGGCCCGACCGGAGGGGATCTGGGCTATTTCACGAAAGGGCGGATGATTCCCGAGATCGCGAACGCCGCCTTCCGCCTGCGGGTGAACGAGATCAGCGAGCCGGTCAAATCATACTACGGATACCATCTGATCAAGGTGACCGACGCGCCCGAAGCCAAACGATTTGAGGAACTGCCGACCCCGGTCTTGGAGGAAATCAAACGGGCCGTCCTGCAGGAGGAGATCCAGGCCCTCCGTGCTGCGAATAACGTGACGGTCAACACGGACCGACTCGAACAACTCCGATGA
- a CDS encoding helicase, translating to MGDVIVLDLETQKTFDEVGGRGNLHLLRVSVVGIYSYHQDLFRTFTEWETPSLRGILEDAGLVVGFNVKRFDYLVLEPYLKRSLKNLPTLDIMEEVERFLGHRLSLDTLVKATLGEGKTGHGLDAIRYFREGDMEKLKSYCLADVRLTRDLYEYGKHHGQLRYQKNNEYHSIPVNWSKAAAVQGAPK from the coding sequence ATGGGCGACGTGATTGTATTGGATCTGGAGACGCAGAAGACCTTCGATGAAGTGGGCGGGAGGGGAAACCTTCACCTGCTCCGGGTCTCCGTGGTGGGCATCTATTCCTATCACCAGGACCTCTTCCGAACGTTCACCGAATGGGAGACCCCGTCCCTTCGCGGGATCCTCGAAGACGCGGGCCTGGTGGTCGGATTCAACGTCAAGCGGTTTGACTACTTGGTGCTGGAGCCTTACCTCAAGCGGAGCCTCAAGAACCTTCCAACGCTGGATATCATGGAAGAGGTCGAGCGGTTCCTCGGCCACCGGCTGAGCCTCGACACCCTCGTCAAGGCGACGCTCGGCGAGGGAAAGACGGGACACGGACTGGATGCGATCCGCTACTTCCGGGAAGGGGATATGGAAAAGCTCAAAAGCTACTGCCTGGCGGATGTGCGGCTGACCCGCGACCTGTACGAGTACGGAAAACATCACGGGCAGCTGCGCTACCAGAAGAACAACGAGTACCACAGCATTCCCGTCAACTGGAGCAAAGCGGCCGCGGTTCAAGGCGCGCCCAAGTAG
- a CDS encoding sigma-54 dependent transcriptional regulator — protein MDAKRPTVLIVDDDESTRDTLEAILQKNYNVLKAPNGHTGLQLIHAHEVQIVLLDILLPDLNGLEILRQIKDRFSDIEVIMITAVKEVGTAVQAMKLGAYHYITKDFDYDEVLALIEKVAERQRNARELLYLRSEVEQLSGAEFIAGRTKRMREIDDLVQRVAKLPTTILILGESGTGKQLLARYIHKQSALADRPFVTVDLTAIPETLVESTLFGHERGSFTGAYRQHIGKFELADGGTLFLDEVGSLRLELQGKLLRAVQEGEIERVGGTKTIRVDVRLISATNVDLALAVQKGAFREDLYYRLNVIPIKLPPLRERIADLPALVEFFLQRYNRRFKKNIAHVNPSAIEMLSSYDWPGNIRELENLVERLVALSDGDTLRTEHIPIEYSLSGLRGAHQKEGLFQKAVEAFEENLILKTLEKEKWSRGAAARILGIPVSTLKYKMKKFKLLGRSPKREK, from the coding sequence TTGGATGCAAAACGCCCCACCGTTCTGATCGTCGACGACGACGAAAGCACCCGGGACACGTTGGAAGCGATCCTTCAAAAGAACTACAACGTTCTCAAGGCCCCGAACGGTCATACGGGGCTCCAGCTGATTCATGCGCACGAGGTTCAGATCGTCCTGCTCGATATTCTGCTTCCCGATCTTAACGGCCTGGAGATTCTCAGGCAGATCAAGGACCGGTTTTCGGACATCGAAGTGATCATGATCACGGCCGTAAAAGAAGTGGGTACGGCGGTGCAGGCCATGAAGCTGGGTGCCTATCACTATATTACGAAGGACTTCGACTATGACGAGGTTCTGGCCCTCATTGAGAAGGTGGCGGAACGGCAGCGGAACGCACGCGAACTCTTATACCTGCGGTCCGAGGTCGAACAGCTGTCGGGGGCCGAATTCATTGCCGGCCGGACCAAGCGGATGCGGGAGATCGACGACCTGGTGCAGCGCGTGGCGAAGCTTCCGACCACCATCCTGATCTTGGGGGAGAGCGGCACCGGAAAGCAACTCCTCGCACGGTACATCCATAAGCAGAGCGCCCTCGCCGACCGCCCCTTTGTCACCGTCGATCTTACGGCGATTCCCGAAACGCTGGTCGAAAGCACGCTGTTCGGTCACGAAAGGGGATCCTTCACCGGGGCCTATCGCCAGCACATCGGAAAATTCGAATTGGCGGACGGGGGGACTCTTTTTTTGGATGAGGTCGGAAGTCTAAGGCTCGAGCTTCAGGGCAAGCTCCTGCGGGCCGTCCAGGAAGGCGAGATCGAGCGGGTGGGGGGCACAAAAACCATCCGGGTCGATGTCCGCCTGATTTCGGCCACCAATGTGGATCTGGCCCTTGCGGTACAAAAGGGGGCCTTCCGGGAAGACTTGTATTACCGGCTGAACGTCATCCCGATCAAGCTTCCCCCGCTTCGGGAACGGATTGCGGATCTTCCCGCGCTCGTGGAATTTTTTCTTCAGCGATACAATCGGCGGTTTAAAAAAAATATTGCGCATGTCAACCCGTCGGCGATCGAAATGCTCTCGTCCTACGACTGGCCCGGCAATATCCGCGAGTTGGAAAATCTGGTCGAGCGGCTTGTGGCGCTCTCCGACGGAGACACACTTCGGACGGAGCACATCCCGATCGAATACAGTCTCAGCGGCCTGCGAGGGGCGCATCAGAAGGAAGGGTTGTTTCAAAAGGCGGTCGAGGCCTTTGAGGAGAACTTGATCCTGAAAACCCTGGAGAAAGAAAAGTGGAGCCGAGGGGCCGCCGCCCGTATCCTCGGGATACCCGTAAGCACGCTGAAGTATAAGATGAAAAAGTTCAAGCTTCTCGGCCGATCCCCAAAACGAGAAAAGTAA
- a CDS encoding sensor histidine kinase, which produces MNKTHVAIIGAGRGGTSLIEIFHPDPLVKIVGVADLEPRAPGILLAKRLSIPTTRDYQRLLRLKKVDLLIDVTGNPKVERSLRELERPEVAVIGGPTAKMMWQLIEAHIKDKEEIEKHLREYQALYGLYLREIQHAIAEERTRIALDIHDGLVQTLVGLNYKLDLCGELLEKDPAQSRALILDTRDLLKAAIEEARQVVFNLRPLHFDRMELLPAIRNYLKTYSKQYQIETDFKVRGNEHRIPSRVKIFLFRIIQEALSNVQRHAKATRVGVELTIGLSDLQTTLSDNGRGFDLDAVSSHPEKWASFGLKGIMERARLLGGTAVIDTKLGQGTKIMLRVPLLGKEGRLREQDQGVNRR; this is translated from the coding sequence ATGAATAAAACCCATGTTGCCATTATCGGAGCCGGCCGCGGCGGGACCTCTCTCATCGAAATCTTCCATCCCGATCCGCTGGTCAAGATCGTCGGCGTGGCCGATCTGGAACCCCGCGCGCCCGGGATCCTGCTCGCAAAACGCCTCTCGATCCCGACGACAAGAGATTACCAACGGCTCCTCCGCCTAAAAAAAGTGGATCTCCTCATCGATGTGACGGGCAACCCGAAGGTGGAACGGAGCCTCCGGGAGCTCGAGCGTCCGGAAGTGGCCGTGATCGGCGGGCCCACCGCCAAGATGATGTGGCAGTTGATCGAGGCCCACATCAAGGACAAGGAGGAGATCGAGAAACACCTTCGCGAATACCAGGCGCTCTACGGCTTGTACCTGCGGGAGATCCAGCATGCCATCGCCGAAGAGCGAACCCGGATCGCGCTGGACATCCATGACGGACTGGTTCAAACGCTGGTGGGGCTCAATTACAAGCTGGACCTCTGCGGCGAATTGTTGGAGAAAGATCCGGCCCAGAGCCGTGCGTTGATTCTGGATACGCGGGACCTTTTGAAGGCCGCGATCGAAGAGGCGCGTCAGGTGGTCTTTAATCTCCGCCCCTTGCATTTCGACCGGATGGAGCTCCTGCCGGCGATCCGAAATTATCTGAAGACGTATTCGAAACAGTATCAGATCGAGACCGATTTCAAGGTCCGGGGGAATGAACATCGCATCCCCTCCCGGGTCAAGATCTTCCTGTTTCGGATCATTCAAGAGGCGTTGTCGAACGTTCAGCGACACGCCAAGGCCACGCGGGTTGGAGTGGAATTGACGATCGGGTTATCGGATCTCCAGACGACGCTCTCGGATAACGGCCGCGGCTTCGACCTGGATGCGGTGTCGTCGCATCCGGAAAAGTGGGCCTCGTTCGGGCTGAAAGGAATCATGGAGCGGGCCCGGCTTTTGGGCGGGACGGCCGTGATCGATACCAAACTGGGGCAGGGAACGAAGATCATGCTTCGGGTCCCGCTCCTGGGGAAGGAGGGACGCCTCCGTGAGCAAGATCAGGGTGTTAATCGCCGATGA